From Flavobacterium sp. 102, a single genomic window includes:
- a CDS encoding T9SS type A sorting domain-containing protein → MKLKITFSLILFSALLAKAQVGFVENVVIDPSRYVQSPNGVASADFDGDGDQDVLASSYFGNRLVWLENLDGTGHEVTLRSISTTIQAPWGVCAADIDDDGDIDVVAASLGGNNVVWYENTDGNGTFVMKQALFATLVNKVMAADIDNDGDLDLVWSSASDSKLRWLKNSDGLGTFSSTVNVDANASGVPGFYLADLDGDGAKDIVSSYASSSGSHGVSWYKNNNNGLGTFSTRIVISTAVNYVTSVYAGDLDGDGDMDVVSASATDDKIAWYENLDGLGTFGAQQVLSLTADGAMVVRIADADGDGDKDVIFGSNDDKTIGWFKNVDGTGNFSSEIFIGPNSGDIRDIYFADMDGDGDLDFLTATNTDNNITLYKNTDGTGAFAPDILTKHIDGGRIVVAEDIDGDGNKDIIAASYWDDKISWFKNLDGQGNFHNSQTIISTTINGATSVFVGDVDGDGFKDVLATAYLDNAVVWYKNTDGLGTFAAPQFIDTNLYNSSRVYLSDIDSDGDMDVFALGTTRIAWYKNLGLGSFGPQQTIDNIANFTMYDIDFGDLDGDGDLDISVAGSYGMMRFLNLNGQGTFGTRQLIETSNYKAYSTKIADFDGDGDKDLVYIGDIGQTSSNSYLGWSKNLNGLGSFGPIQIVSTLFSYPKSVIVGDFDNDGDIDIASSSAGNNYLIAWYENTDGQGAFANTQQIISQTIISPNNLYAADIDNNNTLDIVSISEVDKISWHKNLGVLPANSISGSVRFDLLNDGCDGTDPLLSGILVVATDNTTTNATFTQENGQFQIYTTGVGSVTTRVASEADYYTPSPATFVSNFTGLGNNDVVNFCVEPIGDIDDLAVSFYPITRTRPGFDTNYRIVYRNAGLTLLSGSVVFEFDGTKLSFLNASETVSSQTSNSLTFNFTGIYPFEYRIIDLYFNVFAPPTTNIGDVLTITATINPITGDNTENDNVFSGKITAEGAYDPNDITCIEGDQVLIEDADEYLHYLIRFQNTGTAEAVNVRVDHVLDSKLDWTTMQLESLSHDGNVTIRNGSEVSFVFNNINLPDSTNDEPNSHGFVAFKIKPKSNVVLGDVINATAGIYFDFNPPIITNTASTEFVQTLSVVDFGANKVSVYPNPTNGVLNIVSEVPIATIDLYNHLGQLVLSVKDANRIDISSLNQGVYLMTLKDVVSGATFTKMIVKK, encoded by the coding sequence ATGAAATTAAAAATTACCTTCTCATTAATACTATTCTCTGCTCTATTGGCAAAGGCTCAAGTCGGGTTTGTCGAAAATGTGGTTATAGACCCTTCGCGCTATGTGCAATCGCCTAATGGGGTAGCCTCTGCCGATTTTGATGGCGATGGCGACCAAGATGTCTTGGCCTCGTCATACTTTGGCAACCGATTAGTATGGTTAGAGAATCTTGATGGTACCGGTCATGAAGTAACGCTGCGGTCTATTTCAACAACCATTCAGGCGCCATGGGGCGTTTGTGCCGCCGATATTGATGATGATGGCGATATAGACGTGGTGGCTGCTTCCCTAGGAGGCAATAACGTGGTGTGGTATGAAAACACCGATGGCAACGGTACGTTTGTAATGAAACAGGCTTTGTTTGCCACATTGGTCAACAAAGTGATGGCGGCAGATATCGACAATGATGGCGATTTAGATTTGGTGTGGTCCTCTGCCAGCGATAGTAAGTTAAGATGGTTGAAAAACAGCGATGGCTTAGGAACTTTTAGCTCAACCGTAAATGTGGATGCCAATGCTTCCGGTGTTCCGGGTTTTTATCTGGCCGACCTTGATGGCGATGGCGCCAAGGATATAGTGTCTTCTTACGCATCATCATCGGGTTCTCACGGTGTTTCATGGTATAAAAACAACAATAATGGTTTGGGAACCTTTAGCACTCGCATAGTAATATCGACAGCAGTAAACTATGTTACTTCGGTATATGCCGGCGATTTAGATGGCGATGGTGATATGGATGTAGTATCAGCATCAGCCACTGACGATAAAATTGCGTGGTATGAAAACTTAGACGGCTTGGGTACTTTTGGGGCACAACAAGTGCTGTCTTTAACAGCAGATGGCGCCATGGTGGTTCGCATAGCGGATGCAGATGGTGATGGAGATAAGGATGTGATTTTTGGGTCTAATGACGATAAAACCATCGGTTGGTTCAAAAATGTAGATGGCACGGGCAATTTCAGTAGTGAAATCTTCATTGGGCCAAATTCCGGAGACATACGTGATATTTATTTTGCTGATATGGATGGCGATGGCGATTTAGATTTTCTGACAGCAACCAATACGGACAACAACATTACGTTGTATAAAAATACTGATGGCACAGGCGCTTTCGCTCCTGATATCCTAACCAAGCACATTGATGGTGGTCGTATTGTCGTGGCTGAAGATATTGATGGCGATGGCAATAAAGACATTATTGCGGCTTCTTACTGGGATGATAAAATATCATGGTTCAAAAATTTAGACGGTCAAGGCAATTTTCATAATTCGCAAACCATTATATCTACTACGATTAATGGTGCGACTTCGGTGTTTGTTGGCGATGTAGATGGCGATGGGTTTAAGGATGTGTTGGCTACGGCTTATTTAGATAATGCGGTGGTGTGGTATAAAAACACGGATGGATTGGGCACCTTTGCCGCGCCACAATTTATTGATACGAACTTGTATAATTCCTCTAGGGTGTACCTTTCAGATATTGACAGTGATGGAGATATGGATGTGTTTGCGTTGGGAACCACCAGAATTGCATGGTACAAGAACCTTGGGCTAGGGAGCTTTGGTCCGCAACAAACGATAGACAACATTGCTAATTTCACCATGTATGATATCGATTTTGGTGATTTGGATGGCGATGGTGATTTAGATATTTCCGTAGCGGGAAGCTATGGCATGATGCGTTTTCTGAACCTCAATGGTCAGGGAACCTTCGGCACCAGACAACTTATTGAGACCAGTAATTATAAAGCCTACTCAACTAAAATAGCCGACTTTGATGGCGATGGCGATAAGGATTTGGTATACATTGGGGATATTGGTCAAACCTCTTCCAACTCTTATTTGGGTTGGTCTAAAAATTTGAATGGTTTAGGAAGCTTTGGTCCAATTCAAATCGTAAGCACGCTTTTTTCTTATCCTAAAAGTGTCATTGTGGGCGATTTTGATAATGATGGTGATATAGATATAGCCTCATCCTCTGCCGGCAATAACTATCTGATAGCATGGTATGAAAATACAGACGGTCAAGGAGCTTTTGCCAACACACAACAGATTATTTCGCAAACAATCATCAGCCCGAACAACTTATATGCTGCTGATATTGATAACAATAACACCCTCGATATTGTCTCTATCTCTGAAGTGGATAAGATTTCATGGCATAAGAATTTAGGCGTACTGCCTGCGAATAGTATTAGTGGTTCCGTGCGTTTTGATTTGCTAAACGATGGTTGCGACGGAACCGATCCGTTGTTGAGCGGCATTTTAGTAGTTGCTACAGACAACACAACGACCAATGCTACGTTTACGCAGGAAAACGGACAGTTTCAGATTTATACAACCGGAGTAGGGAGTGTAACCACAAGAGTTGCCTCTGAAGCCGATTATTACACCCCAAGTCCGGCCACTTTTGTGTCTAACTTCACAGGGTTGGGTAATAATGACGTAGTCAATTTTTGTGTAGAACCTATTGGTGATATCGATGATTTAGCGGTGAGTTTTTATCCTATCACCCGAACAAGACCGGGATTTGATACTAACTATCGTATAGTCTATAGAAATGCAGGTCTGACGCTCTTGAGTGGTTCTGTTGTTTTTGAGTTTGATGGTACGAAATTAAGCTTCCTCAATGCAAGCGAAACAGTATCTTCTCAAACCTCTAACAGTTTGACCTTTAATTTTACCGGTATTTATCCTTTTGAATACAGAATCATCGACTTGTATTTTAATGTCTTTGCGCCACCTACGACCAATATTGGTGATGTATTAACCATTACCGCAACCATAAACCCGATAACAGGAGACAATACTGAAAACGACAATGTATTTTCCGGTAAAATAACCGCAGAAGGTGCCTATGACCCTAATGATATTACTTGTATTGAAGGTGACCAAGTGCTGATAGAAGATGCCGATGAATACCTACACTACCTGATCCGTTTTCAAAACACCGGTACTGCCGAGGCAGTTAATGTTCGTGTAGACCATGTTTTGGATAGCAAACTAGATTGGACCACGATGCAATTGGAAAGCTTGAGCCATGACGGTAACGTTACCATTCGTAACGGTAGCGAAGTGAGTTTTGTGTTTAACAACATTAATTTACCCGACAGCACTAATGATGAACCCAACTCTCATGGCTTTGTCGCTTTTAAAATTAAACCAAAGAGCAATGTAGTCTTGGGTGATGTTATCAACGCGACTGCGGGTATTTATTTTGATTTTAATCCTCCTATTATTACCAATACTGCCTCGACTGAATTTGTTCAAACGTTGTCTGTGGTAGATTTTGGTGCTAATAAGGTGTCTGTTTATCCTAATCCTACCAATGGCG
- a CDS encoding DNA methyltransferase — protein sequence MALSWNEIKDRAIKFSKEWADTANEEADAKPFLDAFFDVFGITRKKIGTFEHRVKKISDADGYIDLLWKGTILVEMKSRGKNLDKAFIQAKDYTHGLKQNELPKYILVCDFDIFRLYDTEEQKTTEFKLADLYLNVQSFGYLLGYQKKVYKEQDPANIKAAELMGKLHDRLEEIGYDGHPLEVYLVRILFCLFAEDTTIFNKQQFQDYIEQRTADDGSDLAARIQELFQVLNTPIDKRFKNLDEQLNEFPYVNGKLFEEVLPSASFDTKMRQALLDCCYIDWSKISPAIFGSMFQSVMNPKERRNLGAHYTSETNILKLIKPLFLDDLWTEFKSIKTNKNKLAEFHKRISTLKFLDPACGCGNFLVITYRELRLLELEILRATYKSGQGVLDVREIMYLDVDMMYGIEYEEFPARIAEVAMWLIDHQMNMMISNEFGQYFVRLPLKKAAKIVHGNALRIDWNNLDDATHFNIKANVTNIYNVNEPIETYDVLNIYSKTVNVNPVHSLQNSNSGKCSFDYIVGNPPFIGKKEQNASQKNDVEIIFKGIKGTGLMDYVSCWYVKAAQLIHNTKTKVAFVSTNSITQGEQVNILWNLLLNYYRVKIHFAHRTFSWSNEAKGNAAVHCVIVGFANFDTKNKTIYEYEDIKGESHAIKVKNINPYLVEAKDIFIDSKRNPICVVPEINYGSFALDDGKYTLSEKDRQEIIAENKNSETLIKPFIGGRELLHSEKRYCLWLFNVNPNKIRENSKIIERVNAVKKWRANSDRVTTKKLSETPTVFAEIRQPNSNYLAFPTVSSVNRKYIPIGFLEPNIIASNQLYIIPNATLFHFGVLTSLMHISWIKNICGRLKSDYRYSSSIVYNNYPWPENPTDKQVKAIEEKAQAVLDARAAFPNSSLADLYDPLTMPPALVKAHNELDKAVDTAYSKQAFTSEAKRMEFLFELYEKYTADLFSKEKKGKKN from the coding sequence ATGGCATTAAGTTGGAATGAGATAAAAGACCGAGCGATTAAATTTTCTAAAGAATGGGCTGACACTGCTAATGAAGAAGCAGATGCAAAACCTTTTTTAGATGCGTTCTTTGATGTCTTTGGTATTACCCGAAAAAAAATAGGAACATTTGAACACCGTGTCAAAAAAATTTCTGATGCCGATGGTTATATTGACCTGCTATGGAAAGGCACCATTTTAGTGGAAATGAAGAGCCGCGGCAAAAACCTTGACAAAGCTTTTATACAAGCCAAAGATTATACCCACGGACTAAAACAAAACGAACTTCCTAAGTACATCTTGGTTTGCGATTTTGATATTTTCCGCTTGTATGACACCGAAGAACAAAAAACAACCGAGTTCAAACTCGCTGACCTTTACCTAAACGTGCAAAGCTTTGGTTACTTACTTGGTTACCAAAAGAAAGTTTACAAAGAACAAGACCCTGCCAATATCAAAGCGGCGGAGCTGATGGGCAAACTCCATGACCGATTAGAAGAAATAGGTTATGACGGTCATCCGCTAGAAGTGTACTTAGTCCGAATTCTTTTTTGTCTTTTTGCCGAAGACACCACCATATTCAACAAGCAACAATTTCAAGATTATATAGAACAACGAACTGCCGATGATGGTTCAGACCTTGCCGCCCGCATACAAGAACTCTTTCAAGTACTCAACACTCCTATTGACAAACGATTTAAAAATCTTGATGAGCAACTCAATGAGTTTCCTTATGTGAATGGCAAACTGTTTGAAGAGGTATTGCCCTCAGCCAGTTTTGATACTAAGATGCGACAAGCTTTGCTTGACTGTTGCTATATTGATTGGAGTAAAATATCGCCTGCCATCTTTGGATCTATGTTTCAAAGTGTAATGAACCCTAAAGAGCGCCGAAACTTGGGTGCGCATTACACCAGCGAGACCAACATATTAAAACTCATCAAACCTTTGTTTCTTGATGACCTTTGGACAGAGTTTAAAAGCATTAAAACCAACAAAAACAAACTAGCCGAGTTTCACAAACGCATTAGCACTTTAAAGTTCCTTGACCCGGCTTGTGGTTGTGGAAATTTCTTAGTAATTACCTATAGAGAATTGCGTTTGCTAGAACTTGAAATCCTCCGCGCTACCTACAAATCTGGGCAAGGCGTTTTAGACGTTCGCGAGATTATGTATCTCGATGTCGATATGATGTATGGCATAGAGTATGAAGAATTCCCTGCTCGTATTGCCGAAGTAGCCATGTGGCTCATTGACCATCAAATGAACATGATGATAAGCAATGAGTTTGGGCAATACTTTGTACGACTGCCGTTAAAAAAAGCCGCTAAGATTGTGCATGGTAATGCGCTAAGAATTGATTGGAATAATTTAGATGATGCAACACATTTTAACATTAAAGCTAATGTTACCAATATTTATAATGTAAATGAACCTATTGAAACCTATGATGTATTAAACATTTATTCAAAAACAGTAAACGTAAATCCAGTTCATTCGTTGCAAAACTCTAATAGTGGTAAATGTTCATTTGATTATATCGTTGGTAATCCACCTTTTATTGGTAAAAAAGAACAAAATGCAAGTCAAAAAAATGATGTAGAAATTATTTTTAAAGGAATTAAAGGAACAGGTCTAATGGATTATGTTTCTTGTTGGTATGTAAAAGCTGCTCAGTTAATTCATAATACAAAAACCAAAGTTGCTTTTGTTTCAACAAACTCAATAACCCAAGGTGAGCAAGTAAATATTTTATGGAATTTGTTATTAAATTACTACCGTGTTAAAATACATTTTGCTCATAGAACATTTAGTTGGAGCAATGAAGCCAAAGGAAATGCAGCTGTTCATTGTGTAATTGTTGGTTTTGCCAATTTTGACACTAAAAACAAAACAATATATGAATATGAAGATATCAAAGGTGAATCTCATGCAATTAAAGTAAAAAACATAAATCCCTATTTAGTTGAAGCAAAAGATATCTTTATTGATTCCAAAAGGAATCCAATTTGTGTTGTTCCAGAAATAAATTATGGGAGTTTTGCTTTAGATGATGGTAAATATACTTTATCAGAGAAAGACCGTCAAGAAATAATTGCAGAAAATAAAAATTCAGAAACCCTTATTAAACCATTCATAGGAGGAAGAGAGTTACTACACTCTGAAAAGAGATATTGTTTATGGCTCTTTAATGTTAATCCAAATAAAATTAGAGAAAACTCTAAGATAATCGAAAGAGTCAATGCTGTCAAAAAATGGAGGGCAAATAGTGACAGAGTCACTACAAAGAAACTTTCAGAAACACCAACAGTATTTGCTGAAATAAGACAACCGAATTCAAATTATTTAGCTTTTCCAACTGTATCTTCAGTTAATAGGAAATATATTCCTATAGGATTTTTAGAACCAAATATTATTGCTTCAAACCAACTATATATTATACCAAATGCAACTCTTTTTCATTTCGGAGTATTAACATCTCTAATGCATATTAGTTGGATTAAAAATATTTGTGGTAGATTAAAGAGTGATTATAGATATTCAAGCTCTATAGTCTACAACAACTACCCATGGCCGGAAAACCCTACAGACAAACAAGTCAAAGCCATAGAAGAAAAAGCACAAGCTGTACTTGATGCTCGCGCGGCTTTTCCAAATAGTTCATTGGCTGATTTATATGACCCATTAACTATGCCGCCTGCCCTAGTCAAAGCCCACAATGAGTTAGACAAAGCGGTTGATACCGCTTATAGCAAACAAGCCTTTACCAGCGAAGCCAAGCGCATGGAGTTTCTGTTTGAATTATATGAAAAGTATACTGCGGATTTGTTTAGTAAGGAGAAGAAAGGGAAAAAGAATTAG
- a CDS encoding DUF6705 family protein, which yields MKNIVKILYVFIIVTSCKAQVIDIAQQTGDQITGAYYKDTQNLLNTFEGTYFYTDGLTSLKIIFQKKVMSTPANNRFYEDLLIGEYQYVENGVEKSNTLSNLNTNYSNGWKYSIDGNSVIGFGNPGCNECLSNEKALKLGIVEDSTNNQGILYVRKTIIQGQQAIEVTVEWEGIKARDINDSEIQQPTIPSQTFILIKQ from the coding sequence ATGAAAAATATAGTCAAAATATTATACGTATTCATAATCGTAACTAGCTGTAAAGCTCAAGTAATTGACATTGCGCAGCAAACCGGAGATCAAATAACAGGAGCTTATTATAAAGATACGCAAAACTTATTGAACACATTTGAGGGAACTTATTTTTATACAGATGGATTAACCTCTCTAAAAATTATATTTCAAAAGAAAGTAATGTCTACGCCAGCAAATAACAGATTCTATGAAGATTTACTTATAGGTGAATACCAGTATGTTGAAAACGGAGTAGAAAAATCAAATACACTTTCTAATTTAAATACTAATTATTCAAACGGATGGAAATACAGCATAGATGGAAACTCAGTTATAGGTTTTGGAAACCCCGGATGTAACGAATGTTTATCAAATGAAAAAGCATTAAAATTAGGAATAGTTGAAGACTCAACCAATAATCAAGGTATTTTATATGTTAGAAAAACAATAATTCAAGGTCAACAAGCTATTGAAGTTACAGTTGAATGGGAAGGAATAAAAGCTAGGGATATAAATGATTCAGAAATACAACAACCAACAATACCTAGCCAAACTTTTATTTTAATAAAGCAATAA
- a CDS encoding ATP-binding protein: MIKYLEKLLYQKTEGTQSEILFAQWNYDKKVIPTALNAVSNLFPHYSLHDESHSITIINNIVRVLGKEKIENLSAIDIWLILEASYSHDIGMVVSSEKLIEALGSSDFIDFFIEIQQDKKNGLNDFANQFKIEERKIKYNSSELNLEFHDGIKFILAEYFRRKHSDRSKDIIINPKDELQLSSPRGVIPQRIFKILADICSSHTKNFDDVMKLPFCEVGIDIEDSHPRFISCLLRIGDLLDLDNNRFSEVMLRTLSKIPIDTLNHKAKHLSIESFRVDNEIIEVEAKCFDYDTANITQHWFNYLNSEITQQMINWNKIVPFKEFGYLPTIGNLKVELLNYDYIDGKKKPKFSVDTDKALELLQGAGIYEGAYQCIREILQNAVDASLLRIWLEYKDELDLVSPNTIDFNKITKQFAINVEINEKEVIGDNKIWEFSITDKGIGLSTYDLNYLMNTGSSSKNRKKLNIIDTMPIWLRPSGTFGIGFQSIFMLTEQVNIETKSFFNEEFQIIELNSPNSIKDGGILVQKKKTSHKIKPSTKLSFNHKTKAIPDSWSIKSEHKNASRIAHNYDPFSHESLDIELGKIFDEIFDFSLKSYIPIKLHLNKTEIDTHSNKNKFKYFDEENSLELNIHHGKKENGWRVVTYYKNQKADNSLNTMFLGFELNIHKHKASEVLTLNRNKIKPEYNHKLREQLFTSAFKVIIENFFEIFQDEESRSIGSMFLNYYHNYYNFLGHFDIKKFNQWQKLKIAVADKSIEMYKLLNSIETVKLVYDNRDYLKYGDLYELKGKELIINFRGTRPAYDYTTFLLHKISEVMSSIVKIENVETSLKEIYFSKKKQKSSVNESEIKKILIKTKTSFYSSRSIIPCTEKYLKLRLNDNANESYVYQYVFDYNINLPYPKMLSPFISCEGENDITNLEIVLNDKLYEWVYKNRYDSKTKLIEIKNSYEEFIKEFKIEELN, from the coding sequence ATGATTAAATATTTAGAAAAATTACTTTATCAGAAAACCGAAGGAACTCAAAGCGAAATTTTATTTGCTCAATGGAATTATGATAAAAAAGTAATACCTACTGCGTTAAATGCTGTTTCTAATTTGTTTCCACATTACAGTCTTCATGACGAATCGCATTCAATTACAATAATTAACAACATAGTTAGAGTATTAGGCAAGGAAAAAATAGAGAACCTTTCCGCTATTGATATTTGGTTGATTTTAGAAGCTAGTTATAGTCACGACATTGGTATGGTGGTATCTAGCGAAAAACTCATAGAAGCTTTAGGCTCTAGTGATTTTATAGATTTTTTTATTGAAATTCAACAGGATAAAAAGAATGGTTTAAATGATTTTGCAAATCAATTCAAAATTGAAGAAAGAAAAATAAAATACAACTCAAGTGAATTAAACCTTGAATTTCACGATGGCATTAAATTTATCCTTGCTGAGTACTTTAGAAGAAAACATTCAGACAGATCAAAAGATATTATAATTAATCCTAAAGATGAGTTACAATTATCATCACCAAGAGGTGTAATTCCACAAAGAATTTTTAAAATATTGGCTGACATATGTTCAAGTCATACAAAAAACTTTGATGATGTAATGAAATTGCCTTTTTGTGAAGTTGGGATTGATATTGAAGATTCACATCCAAGATTCATTTCTTGTCTCTTAAGGATTGGTGATTTATTAGACTTGGATAACAATAGGTTTTCTGAGGTGATGTTAAGAACATTAAGTAAAATACCTATAGACACATTAAATCATAAAGCAAAACACCTTTCAATAGAATCATTTAGAGTTGATAATGAAATAATTGAAGTTGAAGCTAAATGTTTTGATTATGACACTGCAAATATTACTCAACATTGGTTCAATTATTTAAATTCTGAAATAACTCAACAAATGATTAATTGGAACAAAATTGTTCCTTTTAAAGAATTCGGTTATTTACCTACCATTGGGAATTTAAAGGTAGAACTTTTAAATTATGATTATATTGATGGTAAAAAGAAACCAAAATTTTCAGTAGATACTGATAAAGCGCTGGAATTATTACAAGGCGCTGGTATTTACGAAGGTGCTTATCAATGTATTCGAGAAATTTTACAAAATGCTGTTGATGCATCATTATTGAGAATTTGGCTGGAGTATAAAGATGAATTGGATTTAGTATCTCCAAATACGATTGATTTCAATAAAATTACAAAACAATTTGCAATTAATGTAGAAATAAACGAAAAGGAAGTAATTGGTGATAATAAAATTTGGGAATTCAGTATTACTGATAAAGGAATCGGTTTATCAACATACGATTTAAACTATTTGATGAATACAGGAAGTTCATCAAAAAATCGTAAAAAATTAAATATTATTGATACAATGCCAATATGGCTTCGTCCTTCTGGAACTTTTGGAATTGGTTTTCAAAGTATATTTATGCTTACAGAGCAAGTAAACATAGAAACTAAAAGTTTTTTTAATGAAGAATTTCAAATTATAGAACTTAATAGTCCAAACTCCATTAAAGATGGAGGGATTCTAGTACAAAAGAAAAAAACAAGTCATAAAATAAAGCCTAGTACAAAACTATCATTTAATCATAAAACTAAGGCAATCCCAGATAGTTGGTCAATAAAAAGTGAACATAAAAATGCTAGCAGAATTGCTCATAATTATGATCCTTTCTCACATGAATCTTTAGATATAGAATTAGGAAAAATATTCGACGAAATATTTGATTTCTCATTAAAAAGCTATATTCCAATTAAGTTGCATCTTAATAAAACTGAAATTGATACACATAGCAATAAAAATAAATTCAAATATTTTGATGAAGAAAATTCATTGGAATTAAATATCCATCATGGTAAAAAAGAAAATGGTTGGAGAGTTGTCACTTATTATAAAAATCAAAAAGCGGACAATAGTCTTAATACAATGTTTTTAGGTTTTGAATTAAATATTCACAAACACAAAGCCTCAGAGGTTTTAACCTTAAATCGAAATAAGATTAAACCTGAATACAATCACAAATTAAGAGAACAACTTTTCACAAGTGCCTTCAAAGTAATTATTGAAAACTTTTTTGAAATATTTCAGGATGAAGAGTCCAGAAGTATTGGAAGTATGTTTTTAAATTATTACCATAATTATTATAATTTTTTAGGACATTTCGACATTAAAAAATTTAATCAATGGCAGAAACTAAAAATAGCTGTTGCAGACAAAAGTATTGAAATGTATAAACTTCTTAATAGTATTGAGACAGTAAAATTAGTTTATGACAATAGAGATTATTTAAAATACGGTGATCTTTATGAATTAAAAGGAAAAGAACTTATCATCAACTTTAGAGGAACAAGACCTGCGTATGATTATACTACTTTTCTTTTACATAAAATAAGTGAAGTTATGTCTTCAATAGTAAAAATTGAAAATGTTGAAACTAGTTTAAAAGAAATTTATTTTTCAAAAAAGAAACAAAAAAGTTCTGTAAATGAATCCGAAATAAAAAAGATTTTAATCAAAACCAAAACAAGTTTTTATTCGTCAAGAAGTATTATTCCATGTACAGAAAAATACCTCAAATTAAGATTAAATGATAATGCAAATGAAAGTTATGTATATCAATATGTATTTGATTATAATATTAATTTACCCTATCCAAAGATGCTTTCTCCATTTATTTCATGTGAAGGTGAAAATGACATTACTAATCTAGAAATTGTATTAAACGACAAACTTTATGAATGGGTTTATAAAAATAGATATGATAGTAAAACAAAATTAATTGAGATAAAAAATAGTTACGAAGAATTTATTAAAGAATTTAAAATTGAAGAACTAAATTAG
- a CDS encoding carboxypeptidase-like regulatory domain-containing protein, producing the protein MNQLQERKRSMYYVVEDFLATVPAATLATLPQFENNLVLFTDTVGLIRAESESQTTNRIGYRIVKDDLKLTMTREAIDVATRIRAYAINEGNTVLREEMNQRMSNLYKRADTVCADICWFIHGKGTELLADVDPYGVKQDMLDELSASITEYVAYIPKPRAGIVERKQATAEMQQLFANSDSILKTMDALMTMLQFTDPEVYKSYFSSRKIIRPGYRTLSLRGLVTDAEGLPIAKANVIIENANIYRKTTDVGGFEIKDLASGMYTVTINKPGFVEMRTVVAVTATQRSEINIVLSEVANKTAKVA; encoded by the coding sequence ATGAATCAATTACAAGAGCGCAAACGCTCCATGTACTACGTTGTCGAAGATTTTCTGGCAACCGTACCAGCGGCTACTTTAGCCACACTACCACAGTTTGAAAACAACCTTGTGCTATTTACCGATACGGTTGGACTCATCAGAGCCGAAAGCGAAAGCCAAACAACGAACCGCATTGGGTATAGAATTGTAAAAGACGATTTGAAACTAACCATGACGCGAGAAGCCATTGACGTTGCCACACGCATTAGAGCCTATGCCATTAACGAAGGGAACACTGTACTGCGCGAAGAGATGAATCAAAGGATGAGTAATCTTTATAAAAGAGCTGACACGGTGTGTGCCGATATCTGTTGGTTTATCCACGGCAAAGGCACGGAGCTCTTAGCCGATGTTGATCCCTATGGCGTAAAACAAGACATGCTCGATGAACTTAGCGCCAGTATCACCGAGTATGTTGCTTATATCCCCAAACCAAGGGCCGGTATTGTAGAACGCAAACAAGCCACCGCCGAAATGCAGCAACTGTTTGCCAACAGCGACAGCATCCTTAAAACAATGGATGCACTCATGACCATGCTACAGTTTACCGACCCCGAAGTATACAAAAGCTATTTCTCGAGCCGAAAAATCATTCGTCCCGGCTATCGCACACTTTCCCTGCGCGGCCTAGTGACAGACGCCGAAGGTTTACCTATTGCAAAAGCCAATGTAATCATAGAGAACGCCAACATTTATAGAAAAACAACAGACGTTGGCGGCTTTGAAATAAAAGACCTCGCCAGCGGTATGTATACCGTAACCATTAACAAGCCGGGCTTTGTAGAAATGCGCACCGTAGTAGCCGTTACTGCTACTCAACGCAGCGAAATAAATATTGTCCTTTCAGAAGTGGCAAACAAAACCGCGAAAGTAGCTTAG